The stretch of DNA GTACTTTTAATCGATAACTGCTGAGAAACGACATTATCTACTGCTTAGTTTCTTGCCGGCAAAATTATAATGCTATTTGTCTATAATTTTTGTTGCCCGTTGCAACGCACGAGCACGAACCTAATCACAATAATAAACAATTACTACTTTGAGATGTTACGAGGGCGAAGATTACGATGTTGGGCCACCAAATGTGTGCAGTCCACGTAACACACTCAGTCATGGGCTGATAGGCAAGAGCTTCTAGCCGAAATTTAAGGCTGTGAAGCCCACTAGAAAAAATTACCCTAGCGCTGGCCCAACAGAAAAAGTCTACCGATGTTCTACTCGTCAAGGCGATCACGACGAGCTCATTTCTGGACCTTGACTTTTGTTCGTTCTtccagaaagaaaaagaaaaaaaatagtactTTTTTATAATAATAGAAAAACAGTAGTACCTTCTGGACAAGACATGTCGCTTGCTTGGCTGGACCGGAAATCAATCTCGGAGTCCCATTCCCATCTGCGTAGTCTTCCCCTCTACTACTAGTACTTCGTATCTCGTATCTCCTCGACTCCCTTTTTTTCATAGATAACTTGCAACAGAGTGCTTCCAGAACAGGGTACGGCCAACTGGCCAAGAGAGGCGGACCGGATATTCTGCGGGGCAGAAGCCAGCCTACtatggggttgtttggttctagggactttttttaagtccctggaactttttagtatttagaagtattaaataaatgttaattataaaactaactgcagaaccttggggttaaactgcgagacgaatctaatgaggtatcttaatctatgattagcgaatggttactgtagcatcactgtagcaaattatgaattaattaggctcattagattcgtctcgcgaaaaagaactcagctgtcaaaaaacatttacaaacagattttatttaatactataaaatagtaagattccttttgatgtgatagggacttttgaaaaaaagtcctggagccaaacaagGCCTATAACTTCTGCAATAATGCACAGCATGTGCAGCTAAGCTCCGGCTGTGCGCCACCAGCCAACAGTTAGGCCGCCGGGCTTTCGAGTTGTCGCGGGGCCTGCGCGGtcgacctcgccggcgcagAGATCGCCGGCCAGGTTGGCTGGCTGCCTGGCTGCAGCACGAACGCTCGTCGcgccgagagagagagtgatTTTGAAGACGGCAGTGGTCGCtttttaggccgtgtttagtttaggggaggtgtaaacgcaaaaattttttgcgaaagaatcttctcaatttgaagtactaaatggagtctatttataaatttttttgcacagatgtgttgtaaatcgcgagacgaatctaatgatgctgattaatccatgattaagcaataattagcggatggttactgtagcatcactgttgcaaatcatggattaagtaggctcattagattcgtctcgcgatttacagcccaaccatgcaaaaagttttgtaaatagacttcatttattatttcaaattagtaagatttctttttaCTTTAATGTGTTTCCGACTTTTTTGCATTtacgggtgggaactaaacagggccttaggaTATCTTCATGTATATCTTCATGTATTGGGGTGGGTCCAGATTCCAGACTGTGTCCACTGGTGCAGCTCGCATCAGTGCATACTCTGACGTGGGACTGGGAACAGCTCCGAGCGAGCTAAAATGGGCAGCGCGCCGTGGGCATGCGATGGCacgtatttttgttttttttttgaaagataaaCGACGGCTCAGAATAAAGTGATATTACTATTTCGTTGATTGCAAGCTGCATTTATACGTTGAGTTTGCATATTTAAAGTTGATATGGATAtacttttataaaaaaaaactagtttcATCATAAATATAATACTATACCATTTCGCTTTGTGACACATATATTACACTAAAAATATTGATTAAAGTTATATTATGAAGATTTTGTTGTGGCTCAGTACATCTCTATTTTTGACTAGGTAGTGTACtaaaaaaacagaaaattgcaaaaaaaaaacacacacacacacacacatcaagGAACATGAGGGTTTTGGTGGTATGTGTATGCCACGCTAAAACTGTGGCGTGACTAAAAAACTGCTAAAAATGTACGATAAGGTTTAGGTAAACCGCAGTAGCCAATAAAAGAGGCATTTATGCTCGTTGCCCATGCTGATCTTCTAATCTGAGAAGGCCAGAAGGGGCAACCTAAATATGTACTATTTTCCAAACAAAAACATAGTGGAGAGAACGTGATTCTTTGAAACGCCTTGGTTTGTGACATTCGCTCAGAATTTAGGGTGCGATTCTCCCGTGTTCTGTTTCGGTTTCCCTTCCGGCCAGTCCGCCACTCCGTCAGTGACCACCACCCACCAGTCGCTTTCGATTCGGTTACGACTCCACCTGGACTCGCCCTCCCCCTCTCAATTCCCCACGGAGACATATCTGGTGCAATCACGGAACTGGTGAAATCACCGTGTAATCCGACTAAAAAggtcttcaaaaaattctgaaaaaaattatgaatgtacatctcggtctaccccatctacatataaatttccactatcaaattcatcttacacttgcagttacaaaaaagacaaattttaacgttcaaatgcagcccaaatttgtcttttttgtaactgctagagtaagatgaatttgaccatgaaattttatatgtagatggggtagaccgagatgtacattcatgatttttttcagaattttttgaagaccTTTTTAGTCGGATTGCACGGTGATTTCACCAGTTCCGTGATTGCACCAGATATGTCTCCATTCCCCACGAGATGCCTATATAAAGCAGGGCCAGATTCGCGCAGCCGTTGCCCCTCGAATCCTCCCTCTGTCCCCGTCCACGGCAGAATTCCGGTTCCGGCCGCCTCCTATACAtagcctccctcccctccccagcACCGAGCCCTGCCCAGGCAAGCCGCGCGCGGAGGTGAGGCGTTCGCATCGCACACCTCTCGCCGCGCTATATCCCCGGGCGCGCCggtcctcccctccctctcgccACCCCTACCccccgcaccaccaccaccaccagcagcagcggtTCCGGCGGCGCACCTGTCGTCAGCGGTTCCGCGTTCCCCGCGAGAGGGCACGATGCTCGGGTTCAGGACACAGATGCCCTGGTCGTCGGCGCAGGAGGAGTCGTCGCAGGGGCAGCTctgcgagggcgcggcggcggtcgtggcggcgcggcaggggatggagacgccgctcacggcggtggcggaggcgtttGAGGAGTTGGCGCGCGGGATGGACGCCGACGGCGGGGAGCTCCGCCTCGCGCCCTTCGGAGACACCTGCGCGCTCGTCTCCGTGCTCTTCAGCAGCCTCGGCATGGCCTTCAGGTTCGCCGAGATCGAGTACGTCACCAAGGTGAGCGCCAGACGACGACCCGTTCCGCGACCGCGATCGATCCCCTTCGCGGCTGTTTCCTTTTGGGATTTTTTTCCCCGTTTTCTTTCTGGAACCGTTTGCTTCTCTCGCGCCGTTGTTTCGATCCGTGGGGCAAAGATCCAAATTTTGTCACGGTGACGAGGTGAAATCGTGCGAGCGGCGCCTGGATTAGATTGCCACGTTGTTTCTGATTTTCTTCAGATCTTGCTTCTTGCACCGTCCACCGATGTTGATCCGGAAATCTGATTGGATTATTCTATAGTTTTCGTCTTTCACCCCAAAAAACTGAAACCTTTTCTCTTCCTTCAAGAAAGCTCCTGGAAGGAGCGTTGCCGCGTTGATTTGACTTACTGTCGATTCAATGGTCGGTGTTCATTAGTAAAGAAACAAAATTGCTCACGTACTCTATTGGCCGTGAGGAATGGTCCCGTCAAGAAATGTAACCGCATTCTCCCGTCTGAATACTGAATATTCAatcatccatccacccaggtgAACGACCTCATCGGCGCGGGCAAGTCGTACCGCACCCTGAGCGACATCCTCGACAAGGACATCGAGAACGACTCCGTGAAGAAGCAGGGCAGCCACTCCCGGAACCTGCGCAGGGTCCGACTCGGCCTCGGCCTCATCAAGGCCCTCTTCGAGCAGTTCCTCACCACCGAGTACGTCTCCTTGCATTTCACCCAAACACAAGCATCTCATCACTCAAGTCGGAACATTTAGGCCGCTTGTCTGAATGTTGTCGTCCAGTACACAACGTCTTCTGTCCTTTTTTATGAGGACAGCTGCATGATCCTAGAAATGGTTGTTTGCTGATAAATCTATTTATCAATTGCCAACTGGTGCTCGTAAGATATTGCATATGTAACTGTCAATTGCTATGATTGACAGGTACTGGTCCTCCTGCTTTAAGAAAATTATTGACAGGTCGATCTGTTCTGTGTCACTTGAATTTTCAGGGGTTGTTCATTGTATGATGCTGCCACGACAGCTTACGGACAGGTCTGCGCGCCATTTCATAGCTGGGCAATCAGAAAGGCTGTTGGCGCTGGCATGTACACTCTTCCAAGCAGGGAGCAGTTGATAGTGAGGCTGAATGAAACTGGTGAGCAAACATGACCGCCCATCGTGTTCAGAAGGATCAAAATGCCTGTCGACCTTCGAAATCCGGATTTTCCTAAAAGAAAGAACCTTGAATTTTTCCCAAAATTGATCGGAGGTTTTGTAGATGATCTGTTACCAAACTTTTAGGAGCCTCGTATTCAGATGTCCTGCTAATATTTTTTATGTCAAGTGTTAACAGTGCCCATTATTGATTGTTCCTGCAGATTGCTCTGTGCAGAAGGAGATGAGGAGATACATTGATGCTTCTAGTCCTATTATAGAGTACATCGATAACCTCTTCCTCTCTAGGAACATTAGCTTAGATTGGTGAACTGATCCGAACTGGACTGAAGATCAAGTTTATAGCTTATCGGCAAGCTGTTGTTGGCGCCGTCAATTTATTCTGTTCATAGTTATTTATTCAGCCTTGGTGGGTGGTGGATGCTCCCCTTTCTTCCTTTGTCGCACGCACGGTCTCGTGCTTGTATTGTACAACCACATGATAATTCTAGCACGACCATTGATATTCTTTCCAACTGTCCACAGAAATTGATGGACATCCAGTAGTTCTATGATTTCCACAATCCACTTGCAGATCttgtttttttaagaaaaaagatAGCAGGAGCACTGCTCTGTCATTTACGAAGAAGAAGCAATTGTACATCACGCGCTGAAGGGAACATCACCACCACACAAACAATGCACGCAGACAAAAAGCTACACCACCATAACCTGGGAGAGGAGCCGAAAGTAAGCCACCAAGAGCTGCGCTGTCATCGCCAACGCTGTGCCACGCCAAAAGCCGCGACCCACTGCAAGCCTGAGCGGCAACCAGAACTCCTCCACCGCGGGGTTGTCATCCTCATGCCGCACACACACGACCGTCGATCCCCCAGTTCCAGCCTTGCTTTAGTAGAatactagcaaggtggcccgcgcaaatagcgTGGGAATCTAGCTTTGTACAAATATTTGATATTCTTTATTTaacatgaaaaataaattttgttttgttGCTTCGAGACCAAGTAAATTTGTAGGCCATCGAAATTATATCACCAAGGTAAATCAAGGCTAGAGTAAGGATAATCAAGACCGTTAATTACCATAAAATTTAgtggtattttttttatttttttcaactaacaTGATAACTTCTAAGTCCTCttaatatttaaaatatttatatttatttgttgTACTCAACGAAGGTCTCATCCACATGCTCTATTTTTATCAAATGTTGTATAGTCTAAATTCGCATGATCAATAAATCTATGTATAGTTCATATCTCTCTAATTTAAAGATCTAATCAATCTAAATATTTTCTCATAGTTCAATTGATTAGTTTATAGATCAAAGTTTTTATAAgcattttttgtaaaaaaaacataGATAGTTTAGGATTCCAAATTTTTCTCATCACTAAACCACCATCTGTTCGCAGGTAATTCATGCCTTACGCAATTCCTATCTAAATATCATAGTGTAGGTTCAGAACCCTTGTGTGTGAAGCTTCTCCCATCCTTGTCCTCTCCCACCTCTTCTACTGTAGCTCACCGAGATCCCATGGCTTCCAgacccttcctctcctcctctggCGTCTCGCCGGTGGTGAGAGGAAGGTGGGCCTGTCCTCTTCTCCTGGTATATATTATGGTATAATATCTATAGTCTGTTGTGCCCAGATGGACGATCGGGGGTGCACCACCGCTCCCCTATTGTTGTGGCCATTGCCGGTGCTGCCGGCGTCCTCATCGCCTTCTCCATTGTGGTGGTTGCAGGGCAAACCCGAATAAAggttcctccctccctcttcttcttccttttgcTCTGCCCGACCAAATCTCCTCCACTTCGTCTCCTCTTCTGGTGTCTCACTGGTGGTGAGAGGAAGGTGGCCAATCCCCTTCTCTCTAGTGTATATTATGGTATATTATCTGTGGTCTGTTGTGCCCGAATGGATGCTCGGCGGCCGTGCTGCCGCTCCTTTGTTGCTGGTGCCACCAGCGTCCTTGTAACCTTCTTCATTATGGTGGCTGCAGGGTTCctcgctccctcttcttcttctttttgctctGCCCAATCAAATCTCCTCTACGTGGTTGGGCTCCTTcacttccttcttcctctttcctccttcctcttttcttcctcctcttgcttCTAGGTTTCTACCTGAATCTGCTTATTttagtttttatttttgttaGAGTCACAGTAGATCTGCTTGCTCGTGATGCAGATTTGCTTATGTTCATCACATTAGTGAACTGGTGAGGTCGTTGCTTGCTGATTTTTGTTGTGATTCTGGTTTGCTTCAACTCTTCCTTCGCCGCCTTTTCTATTAGGTAGCTTTGAGCTTTCTCTTCGGGTCCCCTTGGATCTCTGTCATTTATTGTGTTGCAAGCCTTCCATCGGATTCGAAGACTCTGCTTTGCCGCTTTCATCTGTATCCTTAGGTCGAAGATACGGTGTTGGTTTTCATCAGCGGAATCTTCTGGGGCCCTTTGGATGTTGGTGCCACTTTTGGCCTTCACTGGCAAGCTTCACGGCAGTGACAAATGGTATTTTGCAGCTTGCGCGTGGATTCATCTGAAATCGCACTTCTATGATGCAAGGAGGTATTCGTGTGTGTCTGACCGTTTGACTTGGTTTGTAACTGGCTCCTCTCTGCAGGCACCTTTCTGCAATACTACAATTTCTATGACAtatgttataattttttttaaaaaaaaaatagcatAATGTAGTGAACCCACATCTTCATCAATTTTTTGTCACTATCTGATGAGGTTGGGGTAGGACACATGTGATGTCTACCGCTTATGCTTCCTTTGACACGTAATTATGCATTGCAACAATAAATGTTCTCGAATCCATAATTCttatgcaatttttttattaaacACAGATCAATATCCCATCATaaatttatctatttactaATCATACTTGGCATGGAGCCCTTAATCATATCCTAATATTTCAAATCTTTTTAATACaaaaaattagctatttataattgtatttgatatggactcttgaattttcttatttttttaattccaaatttatATGTTTACTAATCGTACTCGGTATAGACTCTTTGGGCATGCTCTATTTTTTCTTAATTTTCTTATTCCGAGATAaactatttattaatcatatttttgatatggactcttggGTTAATCTAGACTATTATATCTTTATGAAATCCAATGGTataaattcttctctttttagaTTAACATAGGAATTTCTGGACCCTCTAATATGGTGGCTTATTTTATCACTCCCTTATTTGAGCATTCAAGCTGCTACTTAGCGTTGTTCATTCTAAGTCTTTATAATCTTAGAGTTTGCGCTATCAAAAATACGGCATGCCATCTTGACATTGTTGTTGTTTCTTGTGGGATACCAAACACTCAGGACATGCGTTGACATCCTTACTCCTTAGCAATTATTTGGCTTGGCGGCTTGACGCTCGCATAGTGTGCGATGCGTGGTTACCAGATGAGGCTGAAGCTTCAAGAAGCGATATGATACCGAAAGGCTGCAACAATATATCAATCTGCTGTTAGTGACTGCATaccagattttttttattttccttttcctaCGTGATCTACTTCTCCTTGAAGAGGAAGCGAGGAAGGCACGATTTACCTTCTATGAAAAAGTATGATCGTTTCCTAATATAATAAAACTTCTAATTCTATTATAGAGTTAATATAGAGTTGTATCTGGATACAACTCTTTATATCAATAGATCTATTTACCTTCCATATTTTAATTCTGAATTTAATTACTATAATTGTATTTGGTACAAATTCATTGATGATTATtgtagaccgttagatcttcataaaatctaacggtctaaattcttctcttttttagattaacgtgagaatttctagaccctctcgacgaATGTTgcggcttcttttaacactctcttattaatataatagatagattcCCACCGCAGCACCAGTATAGCCACCTTTTAACACTCAATGCGTGGGGGGGCCTCTCCACATCCACCGCCTCATACTCCTCAGAATCAACCACCTTAAAGTGTACGGTGACCTTGCCACCCGCCACACTGGACACTGCTTAGCCAAGGATCCTTGCCATCGAAACCCGCTACTAAAGAAAGAACATAGGAGTACAAAGAGCTCAGACCCTCTGCTTCTTTTCTGCACCTGACACTGGACTTACCTTGTGTAGTCAAACCAATCAAAACCTCATGCTAAGAGCTCGTTTGGGGTCAATACCTTGTAAATGATATAGTTAGCTAGCTTAGCTTTAGCTCTCCCTTCCAGTTACCGTTTTTTTTTCACTGGTAgctgttttgtttttttgcccTGTAAGCATCCCTTTTCTTTGGTTAgacatttttaaaaaaattcacagTGGGGGCCTCCCTCACCGTGTTTCCAGGTTCAAAAAAAGAGCTCGTTTGGTGTGGCTCCGGCTCTTGCCCTGTACCATGTAACCATGTAGGGCCTGTAGCCGGAGGAGCCACAATTTGTGGCTACACCAGCTCCTTGTGTTCTTGTgaggagagaaagaggagagagaacCTTCCATGTGCTTCAATCTTGGAGCAGTCAGCTCCTTGTGTTCTtgtgaggagagggagaggagagagaaaacagCATCCATGTGCTTTGATCTTGGAGCAGTTTTGATGTTGAGAATTTGGTAGAGCTCCTGATGAAGCTAGAGGTGGTATTGTTGCAAGAATCTGTCATTTCATacatttttagctcaaaataaTTATAGCAAATATTtacattatattatattatctCAATTTTCCATAGCCCCAGCTTGATGTTCTggttggttgattaaatgaagAAGTTTGTGTGACGGAgatagggttttttttttcgaacTAGTTTGAAGGTGGAAAATGGATAATATCGATAGCTTGATGATTTCTTTGGTTTTAGAGTTCGAAGACCAAAAtcagttttttttctaaaagtTTGGGAGGAAACATGCTGAATTCTATTTTGTTCTCATGGGGTTTATTTGTGACACTCAAAAGTTCTGAGAAGAAATAGATATACTTTCTATTCCATATTACAgatcgtttgatttttttaacttCAAGTCTGATCACtcgttttatttaaaaattagtgcaaaaaataatttcttttgttttttatcGTGGTTTGCTTTATCAATAGAAGTTCTTTAAAAGTAacttaaattttaattttactgtgtttgtataaattttttaaatgagacgagtggtcaaattcgAGATTAAAAAAGTAAAAGGATCTATAATTTGAAATCGAGAGAGTATATCTCAAGAGTCTAAactattaaaaaaaatcaacccTGTCTCTATTGCAGGGAAATAGGAAAATGAAAACGTAACGTTtatatgcaaatgcaaacaaaaccaagaaagaaaagaaaaagaaaaagaaaacaaaaaaatcttATCTCATCTTCATCCCCACTATTCCACCTCGAGACACGCATCCACAGCCAGGAGCTCCGCTGCCCCGCCGTCTCAGCCTCATGTCTCTGCTGGCCTCCCCCACGGCGTTCGGCGCGGCCGTCGCCCGCCGTCGCGCCGCACCGCTTCCTCTTCTCCCCGCGAGCGGCCGCGCTGCCCTGCACGTGGCCCTTGCTCGCCGCGGCGGGGTCTCGTCCCGCACGCAGCGGCGCCTCGAGGAGCGCGGCGGCAAGAAGCGCCGCGGCGGGGTCGCGGCGCCCGAGGTGGACGAggaagcggcggaggcggaggccgcggAGTGGGAAGGGGAGCCGCTGGGGTTCGAGGTGTCGACGGAGCCCATGCCGGTGCTGCCGGACCCGGAGACGCCGGACTTCTGGGAGGGGCCCCAGTGGGAGGCCCTTGGCTTCTTCGTCCAGTATATGTGGGCGTTTGGCGTTGTGTTCGGCGTGAGTACACCCTCCTCTATTGGTTCTTGCTTGATGATTATGTGGTATCCATGCTCATTAGTCAAGCGCTCAACAAAGTTAAATCTTACGCTAATTGGACTCCTCCGTGGCTCCACGTCGAATTGCTCTGCATATAGATAGAGGTCATCGggaaacagtccactctatgcTGACATGCTGTAACTTTAGTGGATAGTTCTAAACTGCAGTGTGTTATTGTGAGCTTGACCCTGGTCCTGTTTGTTTACAAGATTATATAATCTAGCTTATAGGTGATGAATTATATAATCTTGATTATTATAAACTTGAGAGAAATAATCTATTAGCTGTTTGGCAACATAGATTATTTGAGATCTAGATTACTATAATCTGAAATAAGCATGTTTTCAGCAGCTTATGGATTATTATAATCTAGAGGTATAAATTATATAATCTGATGAATAAGCTGGAGTGTTTGTTTCCTTGTGAGATTATTTTTCAGACTTTAAGCTGGAATATATAATCTTATGGGCAAACAAACAGGGCCTCTAGCTTGACATGTCAATCTTGATTGCTCATCTGAATTTATCTGTAGTAGTAATAACTAGCATTCAAAATTCATTATATAGTGGTTTAGTTCCACTGATTGTTAGTGGTTATTTATTGTATCTGGGCTAAAAAAAGGATCCTTTCCAGTGGCTAATGGGTGGcagattattttttattttctgctGAAAAGAATCAGGAATCTGTTTCTTTGTGTActgctcaagaagatcaagttGTAGGGTTAATTTATTGAGTTACTTTACCGAATGAAACACTCCGATTTTTGTTTACTGGGAGTTGTCCTACATTCTTATTTAACTTGATTGCCTTGAAAAACATTTACTTGTGATTCCTCAGGTATACATTTTTAACTATCCA from Panicum virgatum strain AP13 chromosome 9K, P.virgatum_v5, whole genome shotgun sequence encodes:
- the LOC120650016 gene encoding ACD11 homolog protein-like, translated to MLGFRTQMPWSSAQEESSQGQLCEGAAAVVAARQGMETPLTAVAEAFEELARGMDADGGELRLAPFGDTCALVSVLFSSLGMAFRFAEIEYVTKVNDLIGAGKSYRTLSDILDKDIENDSVKKQGSHSRNLRRVRLGLGLIKALFEQFLTTEGCSLYDAATTAYGQVCAPFHSWAIRKAVGAGMYTLPSREQLIVRLNETDCSVQKEMRRYIDASSPIIEYIDNLFLSRNISLDW
- the LOC120650017 gene encoding uncharacterized protein LOC120650017, encoding MSLLASPTAFGAAVARRRAAPLPLLPASGRAALHVALARRGGVSSRTQRRLEERGGKKRRGGVAAPEVDEEAAEAEAAEWEGEPLGFEVSTEPMPVLPDPETPDFWEGPQWEALGFFVQYMWAFGVVFGLVACGVAVSTYNDGATDFRDTPAYKESQTQEFPEESESSSADVFEGNPTEVAPALE